From the Spiroplasma chrysopicola DF-1 genome, one window contains:
- a CDS encoding DUF2779 domain-containing protein — protein MASKLTLKKEDYKRFKKCFKIAWTLAKRENLAAVRNWVLSKELSVFFDLKDNINGAKISDDDFLTEDNNNEDDDSLLFDPNLYDLTLETFWPSAGQSDDNETKKLLAIDKIQETKITDNPIPFYPGETLADGEEIGQKAREFFMRDGNYFNLDLYSKKIAFAKTQEVLANDRYQIYFEPSFQFNDCITKCDILKKLSDGTYHLIEVKASTGCKFDKNEQAFIMKDVKDEYAYDVAYQYYILTGLGLKVSRVSMMLINSAYYREGDLDYDQLFLFQDVYKHATKKLPALTLLEFCQQMLTGEFNSRVQKNNRPIELDLATIKKYFNEDEKNIKKMLAAEQCFNFKGDSYGYCAHMTSFLPEHHSVFELVQGRTKKTLLKYDEGIDLLQDIHLPFTFKMEQEKQKSITFSEAQVRQIKAVQNLAPIIDPSKITEVTKVFGEYQYPIYMYDFETMKSAVPRFDHSYSYQQIPFQYSVHIIKDDNYDYNNETTMQHFAYLADGEEDPRLGLAKQLVTDLSVAGHGVYVAYYKSFECKVLWELAQFVSLLVSRSQDSVEKIELELLQQKLLRIRSHTIDLMDFFKDFMIYQKEFYGSKSIKKTQPAFDNNFSYQALKIRKGDMASETFRRRAENNISLPLWLKYFREPMLEYCNRDTLAMVVIFQHVAKLLQQLRKEE, from the coding sequence ATGGCAAGCAAGTTAACACTAAAAAAAGAAGATTACAAAAGATTTAAAAAATGCTTTAAAATTGCCTGAACTTTAGCTAAACGTGAAAATTTGGCGGCTGTTCGAAATTGAGTTCTTAGCAAAGAATTATCAGTTTTTTTTGACTTAAAAGATAATATTAATGGGGCTAAAATTAGTGATGATGATTTTTTAACCGAAGATAATAATAACGAAGATGATGATTCGCTACTGTTTGACCCCAATCTTTATGATTTAACCTTAGAAACTTTTTGACCATCAGCTGGTCAAAGCGATGATAATGAAACTAAAAAACTTCTTGCCATTGATAAAATTCAAGAAACAAAAATTACAGATAATCCCATCCCGTTTTACCCCGGAGAAACTTTAGCTGATGGGGAAGAAATTGGCCAAAAAGCCCGCGAGTTTTTTATGCGCGATGGTAACTATTTTAATCTTGATTTATATAGTAAAAAAATTGCATTTGCTAAAACCCAAGAAGTTTTAGCGAATGACCGTTATCAAATTTACTTTGAACCATCGTTTCAATTTAATGATTGTATTACAAAATGTGATATTTTAAAAAAATTATCAGATGGAACCTATCATTTAATTGAGGTTAAAGCATCAACTGGCTGTAAATTTGATAAAAATGAACAGGCCTTCATTATGAAAGATGTCAAGGATGAATATGCATATGATGTTGCTTACCAGTATTATATTTTAACTGGTTTAGGATTAAAAGTTAGTCGTGTCTCAATGATGCTAATAAATTCTGCTTATTATCGTGAGGGAGATCTTGATTATGATCAGTTGTTTTTATTCCAAGATGTTTATAAACATGCAACAAAAAAATTACCTGCGCTAACACTTTTAGAATTTTGCCAGCAAATGCTAACGGGAGAATTTAATTCTCGCGTTCAAAAAAATAATCGTCCAATTGAACTAGATTTAGCAACAATTAAAAAATATTTTAACGAAGATGAAAAGAACATCAAAAAGATGTTAGCAGCTGAGCAATGTTTTAATTTTAAAGGAGATTCATACGGTTATTGTGCCCATATGACATCCTTTTTGCCAGAACATCATAGTGTTTTTGAATTAGTTCAAGGCCGAACAAAAAAAACGCTGCTAAAATATGATGAAGGGATTGATTTATTACAAGATATTCATTTACCATTTACTTTTAAAATGGAACAGGAAAAGCAAAAATCAATTACTTTTAGTGAAGCCCAAGTTCGCCAAATTAAAGCTGTTCAAAATTTGGCGCCCATTATTGATCCAAGTAAAATTACTGAAGTAACAAAAGTTTTTGGGGAATATCAATATCCAATTTATATGTATGATTTTGAAACTATGAAATCAGCTGTCCCTCGTTTTGATCATAGTTATTCATATCAACAAATCCCGTTTCAGTATTCAGTTCATATTATTAAAGATGACAATTATGACTATAATAATGAAACAACAATGCAACATTTCGCTTATTTAGCCGATGGTGAAGAGGATCCACGCTTAGGATTAGCAAAGCAACTCGTAACTGATTTATCAGTAGCTGGTCATGGGGTATATGTTGCTTACTACAAAAGTTTTGAATGTAAAGTGTTATGAGAATTGGCGCAATTTGTTAGTTTATTAGTTTCACGTAGTCAAGACTCGGTAGAAAAAATAGAATTAGAGTTATTACAACAAAAATTATTAAGAATTCGTAGTCATACAATTGATTTAATGGATTTTTTTAAAGATTTTATGATTTATCAAAAAGAGTTTTATGGATCAAAGTCAATTAAAAAAACCCAGCCAGCTTTTGATAATAATTTCAGTTACCAAGCTTTAAAAATTCGCAAAGGAGATATGGCTAGTGAAACCTTTCGTCGCCGTGCTGAAAATAACATTTCTTTACCGTTATGATTAAAATATTTTCGTGAGCCAATGTTAGAATACTGTAATCGGGATACATTAGCAATGGTTGTTATTTTTCAACATGTTGCTAAATTATTACAACAACTTAGAAAAGAGGAATAG
- a CDS encoding spiralin repeat-containing protein: protein MKKLLAILGAFGLTATGATSVIACKTPNNDNNPAVEKEDISKTVVNDPKTILDYDKTYGDLNKDETILKSVIDAINVGLSKKLKSTVTVADFNLKNDKDEKDKQVAGKVLFTVTAKSDSKLITGTFNFTNTLTEAQTGQKDITDIKVVDSQREAKSDQKYGDLNKDKTIIDSVIAAINEDGEVTVTTADFDLTNNQDENANQVPGEVLFTVTAKATSELITGEFTFKVTLTEPEVLQKDITDIKVVDSQREAKSDQKYGDLNKDKTIIDSVIAAINEDGEVTVTTADFDLTNNQDENANQVPGEVLFTVTAKATSELITGEFTFKVTLTEPEVLQKDITDIKVVDSQREAKSDQKYGDLNKDKTIIDSVIAAINEDGEVTVTTADFDLTNNQDENANQVPGEVLFTVTAKATSELITGEFTFKVTLTEPEVLQKDITDIKVVDSQREAKSDQKYGDLNKDKTIIDSVIAAINEDGEVTVTTADFDLTNNQDENANQVPGEVLFTVTAKATSELITGEFTFKVTLTEPEVLQKDITDIKVVDSQREAKSDQKYGDLNKDKTIIDSVIAAINEDGEVTVTTADFDLTNNQDENANQVPGEVLFTVTAKATSELITGEFTFKVTLTEIANI from the coding sequence GTGAAAAAATTACTAGCAATATTAGGAGCCTTTGGTCTTACCGCGACGGGTGCAACAAGTGTTATCGCTTGTAAAACACCCAACAATGACAATAATCCAGCAGTTGAAAAAGAAGATATTTCAAAAACTGTTGTAAATGATCCAAAAACAATTTTAGATTATGATAAGACATATGGAGATTTAAATAAAGATGAAACAATTCTTAAAAGTGTAATCGATGCAATTAATGTTGGTTTATCAAAAAAATTAAAATCAACTGTTACGGTAGCTGATTTTAATTTAAAAAATGATAAAGATGAAAAAGATAAACAAGTAGCTGGAAAAGTATTATTTACAGTTACTGCAAAATCTGATTCAAAATTAATTACAGGAACTTTTAATTTTACTAATACTTTAACTGAAGCACAAACAGGTCAAAAAGATATTACTGACATTAAAGTAGTTGATTCCCAAAGAGAAGCAAAGTCTGATCAAAAATATGGTGATTTAAATAAAGATAAAACAATTATTGATAGTGTAATAGCTGCAATTAATGAAGATGGTGAAGTAACAGTTACAACTGCTGATTTTGATTTGACAAATAATCAAGATGAAAATGCAAATCAAGTGCCTGGGGAAGTATTATTTACAGTTACTGCAAAAGCTACATCAGAATTAATTACAGGAGAATTTACTTTTAAAGTTACTTTAACTGAACCAGAAGTTTTGCAAAAAGATATTACTGATATTAAAGTAGTTGATTCCCAAAGAGAAGCAAAGTCTGATCAAAAATATGGTGATTTAAATAAAGATAAAACAATTATTGATAGTGTAATAGCTGCAATTAATGAAGATGGTGAAGTAACAGTTACAACTGCTGATTTTGATTTGACAAATAATCAAGATGAAAATGCAAATCAAGTGCCTGGGGAAGTATTATTTACAGTTACTGCAAAAGCTACATCAGAATTAATTACAGGAGAATTTACTTTTAAAGTTACTTTAACTGAACCAGAAGTTTTGCAAAAAGATATTACTGACATTAAAGTAGTTGATTCCCAAAGAGAAGCAAAGTCTGATCAAAAATATGGTGATTTAAATAAAGATAAAACAATTATTGATAGTGTAATAGCTGCAATTAATGAAGATGGTGAAGTAACAGTTACAACTGCTGATTTTGATTTGACAAATAATCAAGATGAAAATGCAAATCAAGTGCCTGGGGAAGTATTATTTACAGTTACTGCAAAAGCTACATCAGAATTAATTACAGGAGAATTTACTTTTAAAGTTACTTTAACTGAACCAGAAGTTTTGCAAAAAGATATTACTGACATTAAAGTAGTTGATTCCCAAAGAGAAGCAAAGTCTGATCAAAAATATGGTGATTTAAATAAAGATAAAACAATTATTGATAGTGTAATAGCTGCAATTAATGAAGATGGTGAAGTAACAGTTACAACTGCTGATTTTGATTTGACAAATAATCAAGATGAAAATGCAAATCAAGTGCCTGGGGAAGTATTATTTACAGTTACTGCAAAAGCTACATCAGAATTAATTACAGGAGAATTTACTTTTAAAGTTACTTTAACTGAACCAGAAGTTTTGCAAAAAGATATTACTGACATTAAAGTAGTTGATTCCCAAAGAGAAGCAAAGTCTGATCAAAAATATGGTGATTTAAATAAAGATAAAACAATTATTGATAGTGTAATAGCTGCAATTAATGAAGATGGTGAAGTAACAGTTACAACTGCTGATTTTGATTTGACAAATAATCAAGATGAAAATGCAAATCAAGTGCCTGGGGAAGTATTATTTACAGTTACTGCAAAAGCTACATCAGAATTAATTACAGGAGAATTTACTTTTAAAGTTACTTTAACTGAAATTGCTAATATTTAA
- a CDS encoding alanine racemase, whose protein sequence is MYPKITWDLSKIRRNCRELLKETANRNLDLVSVVNLAAGHEEIVWALAIQGIKTIGDSRVLNLKKYQDIPIKKMLLRAPMLKELKYLVEYADCTFISDLQTMRNLNQEAIRQNKHVEIILMINEKELHTAFDSEYHFIEELTEITTFSNLILAGLGTNLSQYDEPEIVINKLNNLAHFKRILEEKMGINISLISCGGSNHISIWDSENLDRANNQIRSGAGILMGVGLNHEPIPFLEQETSWLEAQIIEVYPSTLSTKITVTGGDHQLLAGDSNPNHKQAVIALGHQDCYSNDLIATDDNIKILRQGPDYTILDVTNSEKDYQVGDVIKFNLTYLANLALMNSEYVVKEYLI, encoded by the coding sequence ATGTATCCAAAAATTACATGAGATTTATCAAAAATTCGTCGTAATTGCCGCGAATTGTTAAAAGAAACAGCTAACCGTAATTTAGACTTAGTTAGTGTTGTAAATTTAGCGGCTGGTCATGAAGAAATCGTGTGAGCCTTGGCAATCCAAGGAATCAAAACAATTGGTGATTCACGCGTTTTAAATTTAAAAAAATATCAAGATATTCCAATTAAAAAAATGCTTTTACGGGCACCAATGCTAAAAGAATTAAAATATTTAGTTGAATATGCTGACTGTACTTTTATTTCGGATTTACAAACAATGCGAAATTTAAACCAAGAAGCAATTCGACAAAATAAGCATGTGGAGATTATTTTAATGATTAATGAAAAGGAATTACATACAGCTTTTGACAGTGAGTATCATTTTATTGAGGAATTAACAGAAATTACTACTTTTTCAAATTTAATTTTAGCGGGGTTAGGAACAAATCTTAGCCAATATGATGAACCAGAAATTGTTATTAATAAACTAAATAATTTAGCTCATTTTAAAAGAATTCTTGAAGAAAAGATGGGGATTAACATTTCATTGATTAGTTGTGGGGGCTCAAATCATATTAGTATTTGAGATAGTGAAAATCTTGATAGGGCTAATAATCAAATTCGCAGTGGTGCTGGAATTTTAATGGGTGTGGGATTAAATCATGAACCAATTCCATTTTTAGAACAAGAAACAAGTTGATTAGAAGCTCAAATTATTGAAGTTTATCCATCAACTTTATCAACTAAAATTACAGTTACTGGTGGTGATCATCAACTTCTTGCAGGAGATAGCAACCCAAATCATAAACAGGCTGTTATTGCTCTAGGCCACCAAGATTGTTATAGTAATGATTTAATTGCCACTGACGATAATATTAAAATTTTACGCCAAGGACCAGATTATACTATTCTGGATGTAACTAATAGCGAAAAAGATTATCAAGTTGGAGATGTCATTAAATTTAATTTGACCTACTTAGCAAATCTAGCGCTAATGAATAGTGAATATGTTGTTAAAGAGTATTTAATTTAA
- a CDS encoding FMN-dependent NADH-azoreductase, producing MSKKILVINGTVSPEKTSYSIALTKRFIKHYQTLNPQDEFIYLDLNKTAMALKTLTVDNFGTFFNAEDTDFYVDQLKSVDKVIISCPMNNFNVSGLVKNYFDHILVADKTFSYKYSKKGDAIGLLPHLKVQILTTQGAPYGWYLWGNHTEYLRGTWEFVGAQVNEPILIAGTKVSPMKELTPEQLVDQYDEQIQKAVKTF from the coding sequence ATGAGCAAAAAAATTCTTGTTATAAATGGGACAGTTAGTCCAGAAAAAACTTCATATTCAATCGCATTAACAAAACGCTTTATTAAACATTATCAAACTTTAAATCCCCAAGACGAGTTTATTTATTTAGATTTAAATAAAACAGCAATGGCATTAAAAACTTTAACAGTTGATAACTTTGGAACTTTTTTTAATGCAGAAGATACTGATTTTTACGTTGATCAATTAAAAAGTGTTGATAAAGTAATTATCAGTTGCCCAATGAATAATTTTAATGTTAGTGGTTTAGTTAAAAATTATTTTGACCATATTTTAGTAGCAGATAAAACATTTTCATATAAATACTCAAAAAAAGGAGATGCAATTGGGTTATTACCACATTTAAAAGTACAAATTTTGACAACTCAAGGAGCTCCTTATGGGTGATATCTATGAGGAAATCATACGGAATACTTAAGAGGAACATGAGAATTTGTTGGCGCACAAGTTAATGAACCAATTCTAATTGCAGGAACAAAAGTTAGTCCAATGAAGGAATTAACTCCTGAACAATTAGTGGATCAGTATGATGAACAAATTCAAAAAGCAGTTAAAACATTTTAA
- a CDS encoding YebC/PmpR family DNA-binding transcriptional regulator: MGRAFEVRKQSMAATSAKKAVLYNRMAREIYLAAREGSPDPTANLALRNAIDKAKSKQVPKDVIERAIKKASGNDNDNYQAIRYEGYGPGGSAIIVETLTNNVNRAVAEVRNCFTKTGGKLGVSGAVTHLFDHLALFAFTKHSVDEVFEQLLLADCDVNDVVNEEDQVVVYAPATAFNVVKTVLDGMGISDFAIAEITMLAQEEIILAGEEKERFEKLLNMLDECDDVQEVYHNVKLD, from the coding sequence ATGGGAAGAGCATTTGAAGTTCGTAAACAATCAATGGCCGCAACATCGGCTAAAAAAGCTGTATTATATAATCGAATGGCCCGAGAAATTTATTTAGCGGCTCGTGAGGGAAGTCCTGATCCAACCGCTAATTTAGCTTTGCGTAATGCAATTGATAAAGCTAAATCAAAACAAGTACCAAAAGATGTTATCGAACGGGCAATTAAAAAGGCCAGTGGTAATGATAATGATAATTACCAAGCAATTCGCTATGAAGGATACGGTCCTGGGGGTAGTGCAATTATTGTTGAAACATTAACAAATAATGTTAATCGTGCAGTAGCAGAAGTTCGTAATTGTTTTACTAAAACAGGAGGTAAGCTTGGTGTATCAGGGGCTGTCACACATCTATTTGATCATTTAGCTTTATTTGCTTTTACAAAGCATAGTGTTGATGAAGTATTTGAACAATTATTATTGGCAGATTGTGATGTTAATGATGTTGTTAATGAAGAAGACCAAGTTGTTGTCTATGCTCCTGCAACTGCTTTTAATGTTGTTAAAACAGTATTAGATGGTATGGGAATTAGTGATTTTGCAATAGCTGAAATTACAATGCTAGCGCAAGAAGAAATTATTTTAGCTGGGGAAGAAAAAGAACGTTTTGAAAAATTATTAAATATGCTTGATGAGTGTGATGATGTCCAAGAAGTCTATCATAATGTTAAACTAGATTAA
- a CDS encoding GNAT family N-acetyltransferase, which yields MKLTVRPINNSDGVLIFLLEKENYREQYYKYRNLILMINDQNYYCLKLLFNDKVIGYALLLKSGPDLELIRLTIKKSEQHQGYGKWFLQYLLTTLEFEKMFLEVNTINIIAQKLYQDNGFYIIRTIDNYYGQSNAIVMEYKK from the coding sequence ATGAAACTAACCGTTAGACCAATTAACAACAGCGATGGTGTTTTGATTTTTTTGCTAGAAAAAGAGAACTATCGTGAACAGTATTATAAATATCGTAATTTAATTTTAATGATAAATGATCAAAATTATTATTGTCTAAAACTGCTTTTCAATGATAAAGTAATTGGTTATGCTTTGTTATTAAAAAGTGGTCCGGATTTGGAATTAATTAGGTTAACAATTAAAAAATCAGAACAGCATCAAGGCTATGGGAAATGATTTTTACAATATCTTTTAACTACACTTGAATTTGAAAAAATGTTTTTAGAAGTAAATACAATAAACATAATTGCCCAAAAGTTATATCAAGATAATGGTTTTTACATAATTCGGACAATTGATAATTATTATGGGCAAAGTAATGCGATTGTTATGGAATATAAAAAATAA
- the tsaB gene encoding tRNA (adenosine(37)-N6)-threonylcarbamoyltransferase complex dimerization subunit type 1 TsaB yields the protein MNSLFIDTTGKYLTLILESNNIVLGHYHLDGERKHTELTVPTIKKLLDEQHLKLKDLTALYLTMGPGSYTGIRVPITIAKILKTINPDFKVYTINSLLYQAGLDNCISMIDAKGGQFYFAIYQNGQEIIPIQLLTLENCREISQQFSGYEIREDLLEFDYLNNYLNLKPYFILNETVDDLIPLYFKKAVESNETNR from the coding sequence ATGAATAGTTTATTTATTGATACAACAGGAAAATATTTAACCTTAATTTTAGAATCAAATAATATTGTTCTTGGTCATTATCATCTTGATGGGGAACGAAAACACACAGAATTAACTGTTCCAACAATCAAAAAGTTACTTGATGAACAACACTTAAAGTTAAAAGACCTTACAGCCCTATATTTAACTATGGGGCCAGGAAGTTACACGGGAATTCGCGTTCCAATCACAATCGCAAAGATTCTGAAAACAATTAATCCTGATTTCAAAGTTTATACAATTAATAGTCTATTATACCAAGCTGGTTTAGATAATTGTATTTCAATGATTGATGCGAAAGGTGGTCAATTTTATTTTGCGATTTATCAGAATGGCCAAGAAATTATTCCAATCCAGTTGTTAACATTAGAAAATTGTCGGGAAATTAGTCAACAGTTTTCAGGTTATGAAATCCGTGAAGATTTGCTTGAATTTGATTATTTAAATAATTATTTAAATTTAAAACCTTATTTTATCCTTAATGAAACAGTAGATGATTTAATACCATTATATTTCAAAAAAGCGGTTGAAAGTAATGAAACTAACCGTTAG
- the tsaE gene encoding tRNA (adenosine(37)-N6)-threonylcarbamoyltransferase complex ATPase subunit type 1 TsaE: MQIKINSLKDSENLAQILAQFAGPNQAILFNGPLAAGKTTITKLLLTALGYKGLVTSPTFVIMNQYQCPNELIVNHFDFYRLLDKISPEEAEMYLDAANDCYNIIEWPAPIKQYLPLTWVITELTIEVLSTGRLINISTTNPELLAKLEEEFYHE, from the coding sequence ATGCAAATTAAGATAAATAGTTTAAAAGACAGTGAAAATCTCGCCCAAATTCTGGCGCAATTTGCTGGTCCAAACCAAGCAATTTTATTTAATGGACCTTTAGCAGCTGGTAAGACAACAATTACAAAATTACTTTTAACTGCCCTTGGTTATAAGGGATTAGTGACTTCACCAACTTTTGTCATTATGAATCAATATCAATGTCCAAATGAATTAATTGTTAATCATTTTGACTTTTACCGTTTATTAGATAAAATTTCTCCGGAAGAAGCAGAAATGTATTTGGATGCTGCTAATGATTGTTATAATATTATTGAATGACCAGCACCGATTAAACAATATTTACCATTAACATGAGTCATTACAGAACTTACGATTGAAGTACTATCAACTGGGCGATTAATTAATATTAGCACAACAAACCCCGAGTTATTAGCAAAATTAGAAGAGGAATTTTATCATGAATAG
- a CDS encoding NAD(P)/FAD-dependent oxidoreductase produces the protein MKDLLIIGAGPVGLYAWSCAGLMGLSGYIIEGNSVPGGQPAELFPDKAIYDLPGIDKITGQDFVNNLLAKTEKYCGKITLLLETKVVELTEINDGFAVKLTNNTVIKVKTILITTGNGVFTPIKLEQLDSSFTYQNLTYQITNPTQYHNKTIAILGGGDSALDWANHFVEEKITPHVTIVHRREHYRAKDSSVEKLKQNQIKEYKNYHIEAITTNGDLITEMNLIHNADNSLIPLRADYYLVQYGAKIMPSIISQWPLTFTRTNKIIISPSGQTSHPRIFAAGNIATYEGKYYNMATGFGESINALYNITKIIHGEKYHPGYLGADLT, from the coding sequence ATGAAAGATTTACTAATTATAGGCGCTGGTCCAGTTGGATTATATGCATGAAGTTGTGCTGGATTAATGGGCTTATCTGGATATATTATTGAAGGCAATTCTGTCCCCGGGGGACAGCCTGCCGAACTATTTCCCGACAAGGCAATTTATGATCTTCCTGGTATTGATAAAATTACAGGTCAAGATTTTGTTAATAACTTGTTAGCAAAAACCGAAAAATACTGTGGTAAGATTACCCTTTTATTAGAAACAAAAGTCGTGGAACTAACTGAAATTAATGATGGCTTTGCCGTTAAATTAACAAATAATACTGTGATTAAAGTCAAAACTATTCTAATTACAACTGGAAATGGGGTTTTTACCCCAATTAAATTAGAACAACTTGATAGTAGTTTTACCTATCAGAATCTAACTTATCAAATTACTAACCCCACCCAGTATCACAATAAAACAATTGCCATATTAGGTGGTGGTGATTCAGCTCTTGATTGAGCTAACCATTTTGTTGAAGAAAAAATTACCCCCCATGTCACAATTGTTCATCGGCGCGAACACTATCGAGCAAAAGATAGTAGCGTTGAAAAGTTAAAACAAAATCAAATCAAAGAATATAAAAACTATCATATTGAAGCAATCACAACTAATGGTGATTTAATCACTGAAATGAATCTTATTCATAATGCGGATAATAGTTTAATCCCTCTTCGTGCTGATTATTACTTAGTTCAATATGGAGCAAAAATTATGCCTTCAATTATTAGTCAATGACCATTAACATTTACACGAACAAATAAAATTATCATTAGCCCCAGTGGTCAAACTTCCCATCCGCGCATTTTTGCCGCTGGTAATATTGCGACATATGAAGGAAAATACTATAATATGGCAACTGGTTTTGGTGAAAGCATCAATGCCTTATATAATATTACAAAAATAATTCATGGTGAAAAATATCATCCTGGTTATTTAGGTGCTGATTTAACATAA
- a CDS encoding RluA family pseudouridine synthase, with protein sequence MSSQIIELTVKHNDAGQTLFNFLKKMLPTTSLSVIYKLFRNKKIKVNNKSVKDRKYLLAVNDKILIFDKNIEVIHRSTVKLQGDGNKSTLKIVYEDENLLIVDKPHGVEMHSTLHNSLDQEVRNYLINTNQYDPDYEQSFLISHIHRLDKFTRGLVIYAKNKPTLDILLTKINDKKYIVKKYLAHCEGIFPADLTTITGHLYKDEVRKRMVFSPKKVEQSQECQTSFKIIQTAGYSTWLEVTLATGRKHQIRATLSYLKHPVVNDQKYGAKRVNPNFMIALYAYQIEFHHFSGNLAYLNEKIIKVDENIIK encoded by the coding sequence ATGAGTAGTCAAATTATAGAATTAACAGTAAAGCACAATGATGCTGGCCAAACATTATTTAATTTTTTAAAAAAAATGTTGCCAACAACAAGTTTGTCGGTTATTTATAAATTATTTCGTAACAAAAAAATCAAAGTAAATAATAAAAGTGTGAAAGATCGTAAATATCTTTTAGCTGTTAATGATAAAATTTTAATTTTTGATAAAAATATTGAAGTTATTCACCGATCAACTGTTAAATTACAGGGAGACGGTAATAAGAGTACTTTAAAAATTGTTTATGAAGATGAAAACTTATTAATTGTTGATAAACCCCATGGTGTTGAAATGCATTCAACGCTCCATAATAGTTTAGACCAAGAGGTTCGTAATTATCTAATCAATACCAACCAATATGATCCTGACTATGAGCAGTCATTTTTAATTTCACATATTCATCGGTTAGATAAATTTACCCGAGGCTTAGTAATTTATGCCAAAAACAAACCAACGCTAGACATTTTATTAACAAAAATTAATGATAAAAAATATATTGTTAAAAAATATTTAGCTCACTGTGAAGGTATTTTTCCCGCTGACTTAACAACAATTACTGGGCATCTTTATAAAGATGAAGTAAGAAAACGGATGGTTTTCAGCCCCAAAAAAGTTGAGCAAAGCCAAGAATGTCAAACAAGCTTTAAAATAATACAAACGGCAGGGTATTCTACGTGATTAGAAGTTACCTTGGCAACTGGGCGGAAACATCAAATCAGAGCAACATTAAGTTATTTAAAGCATCCTGTTGTAAATGATCAAAAATATGGTGCAAAAAGGGTTAACCCTAATTTTATGATTGCCCTATATGCCTATCAAATTGAATTTCATCATTTTTCAGGTAATTTAGCATATTTAAATGAAAAGATTATTAAAGTTGATGAAAATATTATAAAATAA
- a CDS encoding MBL fold metallo-hydrolase: MAKMKNFIDQTYDNQNVYLIINDANEAIMIDASNAAKEAVEYLAERNINLKALFISHGHIDHFDGLDFVLAKYPDIKIYLQRSDEKLLAQKRIDDITGDIIGPVINYPLVNLELLDGNVTTNDIGYEVEVFSAPGHTKGTQLLRIKKLNLITTGFSLLPDCNAPGYTGKLCNNQYFVKELVKMTNLEPQWHVLPGHNKSFTIQAALAAGKISPDH; this comes from the coding sequence ATGGCAAAAATGAAAAATTTTATTGATCAAACATATGATAATCAAAATGTTTATTTAATTATTAATGATGCTAATGAAGCAATTATGATTGATGCTTCTAATGCGGCAAAAGAAGCTGTCGAATATTTAGCAGAGCGTAATATTAATTTAAAAGCATTATTTATTAGTCATGGTCATATTGATCATTTTGATGGGTTAGATTTTGTTTTAGCAAAATATCCAGATATTAAAATTTATTTACAACGTAGTGATGAAAAATTATTAGCCCAGAAACGTATTGATGATATTACTGGTGACATTATTGGCCCAGTTATTAATTATCCTCTTGTTAATTTAGAATTATTAGATGGTAATGTTACAACAAATGATATTGGTTATGAAGTTGAAGTTTTTAGTGCTCCGGGTCATACAAAAGGAACCCAGTTATTGCGAATTAAAAAACTAAATCTTATTACAACAGGATTTAGTTTGTTACCAGATTGTAATGCCCCAGGTTATACGGGAAAATTATGTAACAATCAATATTTTGTTAAAGAACTAGTTAAAATGACCAATTTGGAACCACAATGACATGTTTTACCAGGCCATAATAAAAGTTTTACAATTCAAGCAGCCCTTGCGGCTGGTAAAATTAGCCCTGACCATTAA